Proteins co-encoded in one Bacteroidetes bacterium SB0662_bin_6 genomic window:
- a CDS encoding sigma-70 family RNA polymerase sigma factor produces MAVLQKKIVTKTSRSAAGKRQSALAEMTDEDLMSQFQAGSVAAFNILVERYSERLTHYLYGFLGDMRRCEDLLQETFLRVYRNRHSYRRIAKFSTWLYTIAGNLARSEYRKRKRRRLYSIQSVNRDNEEYEMQLPDESFAPDKHAESIIQDKYIQQALDDIPASFREVVVLRDVQQLAYDEIAEITGLPMGTVKSRINRGRTKLQTLLKDVYPFYEPATA; encoded by the coding sequence GTGGCGGTATTGCAGAAAAAGATCGTAACGAAAACTTCGCGGAGCGCTGCAGGAAAACGGCAGTCGGCCCTCGCCGAAATGACGGATGAGGATTTGATGTCGCAATTCCAGGCAGGTTCCGTCGCGGCGTTCAATATTCTCGTCGAACGGTATTCGGAGCGGTTAACCCATTACCTGTACGGTTTTCTTGGGGATATGCGCCGCTGTGAAGACCTGTTGCAGGAAACCTTCCTGCGTGTGTACCGCAACCGGCACTCGTACCGCCGGATCGCCAAATTTTCGACCTGGCTCTATACGATCGCGGGTAATCTGGCGCGCTCGGAGTACCGCAAGCGCAAACGCCGCCGTCTCTACTCGATCCAGAGCGTAAACCGCGACAACGAAGAGTACGAGATGCAGTTGCCGGACGAATCGTTCGCTCCCGACAAGCATGCGGAGAGCATCATTCAGGACAAGTACATTCAGCAGGCGCTGGATGATATTCCTGCGTCGTTCCGAGAAGTGGTCGTACTGCGCGATGTGCAACAGCTCGCCTATGACGAAATCGCAGAAATTACCGGGTTGCCGATGGGCACGGTCAAAAGCCGCATCAACCGTGGCCGGACGAAGCTCCAGACACTCCTGAAGGACGTCTACCCCTTCTACGAACCGGCTACTGCCTGA